In the Clostridium beijerinckii genome, one interval contains:
- the gmk gene encoding guanylate kinase — protein MITKGRGLLIVISGPSGAGKGTICKRFMEKNKDVMLSVSATTRSPRVGEVEGINYFFMSKEQFVEKIESNDFLEYAEVYDNYYGTPKSNVEEMLQSGNDVILEIDIQGALKVKENTREGVFVFILPPSMEELKQRIINRGSETNESLMKRFKSAYKEINFISKYNYAVVNDKVEIAVEKLEAIISAEKCRVDRIKDSILDSKEGIIHEQLYD, from the coding sequence ATGATTACTAAAGGGAGAGGTCTATTAATAGTTATATCAGGACCATCTGGTGCTGGAAAAGGTACTATATGTAAAAGATTTATGGAGAAAAATAAGGATGTAATGTTGTCTGTATCAGCAACTACAAGATCTCCAAGAGTTGGAGAAGTAGAAGGTATTAATTACTTTTTTATGTCCAAAGAGCAGTTTGTAGAGAAGATAGAAAGCAATGATTTCTTAGAATATGCAGAAGTGTATGATAATTACTATGGTACACCTAAATCTAACGTTGAAGAAATGTTACAAAGTGGGAATGATGTTATTCTAGAAATAGATATACAAGGTGCATTAAAAGTTAAAGAAAACACAAGAGAAGGAGTTTTTGTATTCATCCTTCCACCATCTATGGAAGAGTTAAAACAAAGAATCATTAACAGGGGCAGTGAAACCAACGAATCTCTAATGAAGAGATTTAAATCAGCTTATAAGGAAATTAATTTTATTTCAAAATATAATTATGCAGTAGTAAATGATAAAGTAGAGATAGCTGTAGAAAAATTAGAAGCTATAATATCTGCTGAAAAATGCAGAGTAGATAGAATAAAAGATAGTATATTAGATTCAAAGGAGGGAATTATTCATGAACAACTCTATGATTAG
- the rpoZ gene encoding DNA-directed RNA polymerase subunit omega, with translation MNNSMISPSVVDLLEKIHDRYSLVILTSKRARQIIEGAEPQISIKSNKPLTIAINEVDQDAVEFEILEEGLK, from the coding sequence ATGAACAACTCTATGATTAGTCCATCAGTAGTAGACTTATTAGAAAAGATACATGACAGATATTCTTTAGTAATTTTAACATCAAAAAGGGCTAGACAAATAATAGAAGGTGCAGAACCTCAGATTTCAATAAAATCAAATAAACCTTTAACAATTGCAATAAATGAAGTAGATCAAGATGCAGTTGAATTTGAAATTTTAGAAGAAGGTCTTAAATAA
- the coaBC gene encoding bifunctional phosphopantothenoylcysteine decarboxylase/phosphopantothenate--cysteine ligase CoaBC, with translation MKKNLVLGVSGGIAVYKALEIVSLLVKKDINVNVIMTESATKFVTPLSFQSLSQNMVTCDMFAEPKAWEIQHISLAEKADVFLVAPATANIIGKVANGIADDMLSTTIMATKAKVIFAPAMNTNMYENPIVQENIKKLKSLGYEFIDPAEGRLACGTSGKGKLESPEIIVDKVLMELNENKDLLNKNVVVTAGPTIAPIDPVRFITNRSTGKMGYAIAKEARNRGANVTLISGPTSIIAPKDINVVEVSTNEEMKNEVMNIFDEADIVIKSAAVADYKPKNYSTQKIKKGDGELCIEFIRDNDILMELGSKKKNQILVGFAAESQELKDNAMSKLQRKNLDYIVANDITASDTGFASEDNKVIILSKEGKEIYLDKMSKEKIATNLFDIILEKR, from the coding sequence ATGAAAAAGAATTTAGTGTTGGGTGTAAGTGGTGGAATTGCAGTATATAAGGCATTAGAAATAGTAAGTTTACTTGTTAAAAAAGATATTAATGTTAATGTAATTATGACAGAATCAGCTACTAAATTTGTGACCCCATTATCATTTCAATCTTTAAGTCAGAATATGGTTACATGCGATATGTTTGCAGAACCGAAAGCTTGGGAGATTCAACATATAAGTTTAGCAGAAAAGGCAGATGTATTCTTAGTAGCACCTGCTACAGCTAATATAATAGGTAAAGTTGCAAATGGAATAGCAGATGATATGCTTTCGACTACAATAATGGCAACTAAGGCAAAAGTGATTTTTGCGCCTGCAATGAATACCAATATGTATGAGAATCCTATAGTCCAAGAAAATATTAAGAAATTAAAGTCACTTGGATATGAATTCATAGACCCGGCTGAAGGAAGACTTGCTTGTGGAACAAGCGGTAAAGGTAAACTTGAAAGTCCTGAAATTATTGTTGACAAAGTTTTAATGGAATTAAATGAAAATAAAGATTTGCTAAATAAAAATGTTGTAGTAACAGCAGGTCCAACTATAGCACCTATAGATCCGGTGAGGTTTATTACAAATAGATCAACTGGAAAAATGGGTTATGCTATAGCAAAGGAAGCAAGAAATAGAGGAGCCAATGTAACATTAATATCTGGACCAACATCAATAATAGCTCCAAAAGATATTAATGTTGTAGAGGTTTCTACAAATGAAGAAATGAAAAATGAAGTTATGAACATATTTGATGAAGCAGATATAGTAATAAAGTCAGCTGCAGTTGCAGATTATAAGCCTAAAAATTATAGCACACAAAAAATAAAAAAAGGTGATGGAGAGCTCTGCATAGAATTTATTAGAGATAATGATATTCTAATGGAGCTTGGAAGCAAAAAGAAAAATCAAATTCTAGTAGGATTTGCGGCTGAAAGCCAAGAGTTAAAAGATAATGCTATGTCAAAACTACAAAGAAAAAATTTAGATTATATTGTAGCAAACGATATAACAGCAAGTGATACTGGGTTTGCCTCAGAAGATAATAAAGTAATAATCTTGTCTAAAGAAGGTAAGGAAATTTACTTAGATAAGATGAGCAAAGAAAAAATTGCAACTAACTTATTTGATATTATACTTGAGAAGCGCTAG
- the priA gene encoding primosomal protein N' codes for MYAEIIINSDALEIDKPFTYKVPSELQDKIGIGFRVKVPFGPKSRPIEGFVFSILQEDDLINFNYRVKEILNICDDYAILTNYDMEVIKFLRRKYLCKFIDAIRLMIPVGIMKGLREKKKKVVLVNEEIHEDQLDKENYKKLYDFVASNNGIYTKTEIVSNGCFSLYLLNKLIEKGILKTEEQTVFRYNTRIYDTDSNKKLTREQENCLNTILNSPDQKYLIKGVTGSGKTEVYIRLVEEMLRQNKSTIVLVPEISLTPQMIERFKGRFGENVALFHSRLSDGERFDEWYRVKEGKAKLVIGARSALFLPLQNLGLIIIDEEHENTYKSEHNPKYHTREVSEFICEIKDCKLVMGSATPSIESYYKAIRGEYKLIEMHKRTNGKEMPHMEIVDMREELKSKNLSLFSRKLLAEIEATLKDKKQVILFLNRRGYSTFISCRSCGYVFKCPECDVSMTYHKNGYLICHYCGRAEKSKTVCPKCNSKYVKFFGAGTERVELEVKKYFPKSRVLRMDVDTTRHKNSHESIYNCFKNGEADILIGTQMVSKGLDFKNVTLVGVLAADMSLNLPDYRASERTYQIITQVAGRSGRGEDEGKVIVQSYTPNHYSLKCAQEEDYESLFKEEIKIRRLMENPPFGKILLIVGSSKFEEKLTKFMYTLEADLKKLVVDDLTILGPVPCIISKLKENYRWQIIIKGNFDDEFSEKVKDTLYLLNKSVYNEIRVSIDINPNNMT; via the coding sequence ATGTATGCTGAAATAATTATAAATAGTGATGCTTTGGAGATTGATAAGCCATTTACATACAAAGTACCTAGCGAACTTCAGGATAAAATAGGAATAGGATTTAGAGTTAAAGTGCCTTTTGGGCCTAAAAGCAGACCAATAGAAGGCTTTGTATTTTCAATATTGCAGGAAGATGATTTAATTAATTTCAATTATAGAGTGAAAGAGATTTTAAATATATGCGATGATTATGCTATATTAACAAACTATGATATGGAAGTAATTAAATTTTTAAGAAGAAAGTATTTATGTAAATTTATTGATGCAATCCGACTTATGATTCCCGTTGGAATTATGAAGGGGTTAAGGGAAAAAAAGAAAAAAGTAGTTTTAGTAAATGAAGAAATACATGAAGATCAGCTTGATAAAGAAAATTATAAAAAATTATATGATTTCGTAGCTAGCAACAATGGGATTTATACAAAAACAGAAATTGTTAGTAATGGATGCTTTTCTTTATATTTATTAAATAAGTTAATAGAAAAAGGTATACTAAAAACAGAAGAACAAACAGTATTTAGATACAATACTCGAATATATGATACTGATAGTAATAAGAAACTTACAAGAGAACAGGAAAACTGTCTTAATACGATTTTAAACAGTCCTGATCAAAAATATCTAATAAAAGGTGTTACGGGATCGGGGAAGACAGAAGTATATATAAGACTAGTTGAAGAAATGTTAAGGCAAAATAAAAGTACAATTGTTTTAGTTCCGGAAATTTCATTAACCCCTCAGATGATTGAACGATTTAAGGGACGATTTGGAGAAAATGTTGCGCTTTTTCATAGCAGGTTAAGTGATGGTGAAAGATTTGATGAGTGGTATAGAGTAAAAGAAGGGAAAGCTAAATTAGTTATAGGAGCACGAAGTGCCTTGTTTTTGCCGCTTCAGAATCTTGGACTTATTATAATTGATGAAGAACATGAAAATACATATAAATCAGAACATAATCCTAAATATCATACTAGAGAAGTAAGTGAGTTCATATGTGAAATTAAGGACTGTAAATTAGTTATGGGGTCAGCAACTCCTAGCATTGAAAGTTACTACAAAGCTATTCGTGGTGAATATAAACTAATAGAAATGCATAAAAGAACTAATGGGAAAGAAATGCCGCATATGGAAATAGTAGATATGAGGGAAGAATTGAAGAGTAAGAATTTATCATTGTTCAGTAGGAAACTTTTGGCTGAAATAGAGGCAACTTTAAAAGATAAGAAGCAGGTAATTTTGTTTCTAAACAGAAGAGGGTATTCAACATTTATTTCGTGTAGAAGTTGTGGATATGTATTTAAATGTCCAGAATGCGATGTTTCTATGACGTACCATAAAAATGGATATTTGATATGTCATTACTGCGGAAGGGCAGAGAAATCAAAAACTGTATGTCCAAAATGTAATAGTAAATATGTGAAATTTTTTGGAGCAGGAACAGAACGCGTTGAATTAGAAGTGAAAAAATATTTCCCGAAATCAAGAGTATTAAGAATGGATGTTGATACTACACGACATAAAAATTCTCATGAATCAATTTATAATTGTTTTAAAAATGGAGAAGCAGACATCTTAATTGGAACACAAATGGTGTCAAAAGGATTAGATTTTAAAAATGTTACACTGGTTGGAGTTTTAGCGGCAGACATGTCTTTAAATTTGCCTGATTACAGAGCATCTGAAAGAACATATCAAATAATAACGCAGGTTGCAGGCAGATCTGGAAGAGGTGAAGATGAAGGCAAGGTAATAGTTCAAAGCTATACTCCAAACCATTATAGTTTAAAGTGTGCTCAAGAAGAGGATTATGAATCTCTATTTAAAGAAGAAATAAAGATTAGAAGGTTGATGGAAAATCCTCCTTTTGGTAAAATATTATTAATTGTTGGATCTTCAAAATTTGAAGAAAAATTAACAAAATTTATGTATACTTTAGAAGCTGATTTGAAAAAATTAGTAGTAGATGATCTTACTATTCTCGGACCGGTTCCTTGTATAATTTCTAAATTAAAAGAAAATTACAGATGGCAGATAATAATAAAAGGAAATTTTGATGATGAGTTTAGTGAAAAAGTTAAAGATACACTTTATCTATTAAATAAGAGTGTATATAATGAAATAAGGGTTAGTATAGATATTAATCCTAACAATATGACATAG
- the def gene encoding peptide deformylase: MALRNIRKYGDDVLRKKCREVDKIDDRLLTLIEDMKETMYDADGVGLAAPQVGILKRLFVVDIGDGPLVFINPEIIETSGSQIDEEGCLSLPGETEEVMRPNYVRARALNEKGEEFEIEAEELLARAILHEYDHLNGTLFIDRVKGRGASKK, encoded by the coding sequence ATGGCATTAAGAAATATAAGAAAATATGGTGATGACGTATTAAGAAAGAAATGCAGAGAAGTTGATAAAATAGATGATAGATTATTGACATTAATTGAAGATATGAAAGAAACAATGTATGATGCTGATGGTGTTGGTCTTGCAGCTCCTCAAGTTGGGATATTAAAGAGACTATTTGTTGTAGATATTGGAGATGGGCCACTAGTATTTATTAATCCAGAAATAATAGAAACAAGTGGGTCTCAAATAGACGAAGAAGGATGCCTTAGCTTACCAGGGGAAACAGAAGAAGTTATGAGACCTAATTACGTTAGAGCTAGAGCTTTAAATGAAAAGGGAGAAGAATTCGAAATAGAAGCTGAAGAATTACTTGCGAGAGCTATTTTGCACGAATATGATCATTTAAATGGAACTCTATTTATAGATAGAGTTAAAGGTAGGGGAGCTTCAAAAAAATAA
- the fmt gene encoding methionyl-tRNA formyltransferase, translating to MNIVFMGTPDFAVPSLQRMIKEYNVTAILTQPDKPKGRGKKMAYSAVKEEGLKHEIPIYQPIKLKDDRDLIEKLKELKPDFIIVVAFGQILTKEVLDIPKYGCINLHASLLPMYRGAAPLNWAIINGEKSSGNTTMLMDVGLDTGDMILKDEVEITNNMTTGELHDILMVRGADLLVKSIEGISKGDIVPEKQGNETFYAKMLDKNIANIDWNKSAEEIHNLVRGLNPWPIAYTDYKNERMKIYETEVLKEKSNKEPGTIIDVSKNGVKVSCKEDVLLIKRVQFPNGKPLAIEQYINGHEIEENIILQ from the coding sequence ATGAATATAGTATTTATGGGTACTCCTGATTTTGCAGTTCCTTCTTTGCAAAGAATGATTAAAGAGTACAATGTTACTGCTATTTTGACTCAACCAGACAAACCAAAGGGTAGAGGAAAGAAAATGGCATACTCTGCAGTTAAAGAAGAAGGATTAAAACATGAAATCCCAATATACCAACCAATAAAGTTAAAAGACGATAGAGATTTGATAGAGAAATTAAAAGAGCTAAAACCAGATTTTATTATAGTAGTGGCATTTGGGCAGATTTTAACTAAGGAAGTATTAGATATACCGAAATATGGATGTATAAATCTTCATGCATCTTTGCTTCCGATGTATAGAGGTGCTGCACCACTAAATTGGGCAATAATAAATGGAGAGAAGAGTTCTGGAAATACCACAATGCTTATGGATGTTGGTTTAGATACAGGAGATATGATTCTTAAGGATGAAGTTGAAATTACTAATAATATGACAACTGGTGAATTACATGATATATTAATGGTTAGAGGAGCAGATTTACTTGTAAAAAGTATAGAGGGAATTTCAAAAGGCGATATAGTCCCAGAAAAGCAAGGGAATGAGACTTTTTATGCCAAGATGCTTGATAAGAATATCGCTAATATAGATTGGAATAAAAGTGCTGAAGAGATTCATAACTTAGTTAGAGGACTAAATCCATGGCCAATTGCCTATACTGATTATAAGAACGAAAGAATGAAGATATATGAAACAGAAGTTCTAAAAGAAAAAAGCAATAAAGAACCTGGTACTATTATAGATGTAAGCAAAAATGGAGTGAAAGTTTCATGCAAGGAAGATGTTCTATTAATAAAAAGAGTACAGTTTCCTAATGGTAAGCCTTTGGCAATAGAACAATATATTAATGGACATGAAATAGAGGAAAATATAATCTTACAATAA
- a CDS encoding zinc metallopeptidase, with translation MHFYPFFDPTMILLVPAIIISFWAQSKINSAYSEYSQVRTINGYTGQQVARMMLDEAGLFDVRIELINSKLGDHYDPASKILRLSPEVYSGASISSAGIAAHEVGHALQHKERYAPLVIRNSIVPIVNIGSNVSWMLFFVGILLGFKGLTTLGIILFSGVVIFQLITLPVEFDASTRALNILKSRGILYGDETKSAQKVLDAAAMTYVAATLMAVSQLIRLIAISNRRND, from the coding sequence ATGCATTTTTATCCGTTTTTTGATCCAACAATGATATTATTAGTTCCAGCTATAATAATTTCATTTTGGGCTCAATCCAAAATTAATAGCGCTTATAGCGAGTATAGCCAAGTAAGAACAATAAATGGATATACTGGTCAACAAGTTGCAAGAATGATGTTAGATGAAGCTGGGCTTTTTGATGTTAGAATAGAATTGATAAATTCAAAGCTTGGAGATCATTACGATCCTGCAAGTAAAATCCTTAGATTGTCTCCGGAGGTATATTCAGGTGCATCTATTTCTTCAGCAGGCATAGCTGCCCATGAGGTCGGGCACGCATTGCAGCATAAAGAAAGGTATGCTCCACTAGTAATAAGAAATTCCATTGTGCCAATTGTAAATATTGGCTCGAATGTATCATGGATGCTATTCTTTGTTGGTATATTATTAGGTTTTAAGGGATTAACTACACTTGGAATAATTTTATTTTCAGGAGTTGTAATTTTTCAGCTAATAACATTACCGGTAGAGTTTGATGCATCAACAAGGGCTTTGAATATATTAAAGTCAAGAGGAATACTATATGGTGACGAAACTAAAAGTGCACAAAAGGTTTTAGACGCAGCAGCAATGACATATGTAGCTGCGACATTAATGGCAGTATCACAATTAATAAGATTAATTGCTATAAGCAATAGAAGAAATGATTAG
- the rsmB gene encoding 16S rRNA (cytosine(967)-C(5))-methyltransferase RsmB: MNCRKLAVKILGRVLNEGAYSNIVLAKELNEAELSDKDKALLTEIVYGVLRRKKTLDIIISNFVKDLKLMNKDILNILRVAIYQMNFLDKIPSYAACNEAVEEAKEISENDSKLVNGILRNFTKNPDDIEVVGNKIDEYAYKFSFEPWMIRLLIKQYGENVSKKIMSGLNSIPQVSVRVNELKADYDEVFEKLEELEYEVEEGVICPEAICIKGGKSIENNPLFQEGKITVQDESAMIIAPLLELEEGMTVTDLCSAPGGKTTHIAEILQNTGKVLAYDLHESKLGLIKENCERLGITNVEVNTSDATKLNPDLIASSDRILIDVPCSGLGIIRKKPEIKWNKTRNELREIIKVQRDIMECAWMYLKEDGIMIYSTCTLNKEENEENIEWFVSRHKDCSVKKIFIGKQDNLVYNRDGSLTIMPNENMDGFFVTKLEKRQ, from the coding sequence ATGAATTGTAGAAAATTAGCAGTAAAGATATTAGGAAGAGTCTTAAATGAAGGGGCTTACTCTAATATTGTATTAGCAAAAGAGTTAAATGAAGCAGAATTAAGTGATAAAGATAAAGCACTATTAACTGAAATTGTTTATGGAGTTTTAAGAAGGAAAAAAACATTAGATATTATAATTTCGAACTTTGTAAAAGATCTTAAGTTAATGAACAAAGATATCTTAAATATTTTAAGAGTAGCAATATACCAAATGAACTTTTTGGATAAAATACCTAGCTATGCTGCTTGTAATGAAGCGGTAGAGGAAGCAAAAGAAATATCAGAAAATGATTCAAAGTTAGTAAATGGAATACTTAGAAATTTCACTAAAAATCCTGATGATATTGAAGTTGTAGGAAATAAAATTGACGAATATGCATATAAGTTTTCATTTGAACCTTGGATGATAAGACTTTTAATAAAGCAATATGGTGAAAATGTATCAAAGAAAATAATGTCTGGATTAAATTCAATTCCACAAGTAAGTGTTAGAGTAAATGAACTTAAAGCTGATTATGATGAAGTATTTGAAAAATTAGAAGAACTTGAATATGAAGTTGAAGAAGGCGTTATTTGCCCAGAAGCAATTTGCATAAAAGGTGGTAAATCTATAGAAAATAATCCGTTATTCCAAGAAGGAAAAATCACAGTTCAAGATGAAAGTGCAATGATTATAGCACCATTATTAGAATTGGAAGAAGGAATGACAGTTACAGATTTGTGTAGTGCACCTGGTGGTAAAACTACTCATATTGCTGAAATACTTCAAAACACTGGAAAAGTATTAGCGTATGATCTTCATGAATCTAAACTTGGATTAATAAAAGAAAATTGTGAGAGATTGGGTATAACTAACGTTGAAGTTAATACAAGTGATGCAACTAAATTAAACCCAGATTTAATAGCATCTAGTGATAGAATCTTAATAGATGTTCCTTGTTCAGGGCTTGGAATAATAAGAAAAAAACCAGAAATAAAGTGGAACAAGACAAGAAATGAGTTAAGAGAAATTATAAAAGTTCAAAGAGATATAATGGAATGTGCATGGATGTATTTAAAAGAGGATGGAATAATGATATATTCAACTTGTACATTAAATAAAGAAGAAAATGAAGAAAATATTGAGTGGTTTGTTAGCAGACATAAAGACTGTAGCGTGAAAAAGATCTTTATTGGTAAACAAGATAACTTAGTATACAATAGAGATGGCTCTCTAACTATTATGCCAAATGAAAATATGGATGGATTCTTTGTGACTAAATTAGAAAAAAGACAATAG
- the rlmN gene encoding 23S rRNA (adenine(2503)-C(2))-methyltransferase RlmN, whose product MNNLLDFTLEELKAWMKENGESAFRGQQILSWIYKGVKEFDNMKNIPKPLVQKLKENFFVGLPKIIEVYKSNIDGTEKFLLGFKDGNLIESVLMRYKHGNSICISTQVGCAMGCKFCASTIEGKVRNLTTGEILSQIMVVQDYINERISNVVLMGSGEPLDNYNNVIKFLEIVSAEYALNIGQRHITLSTCGIVPKIYELADKELSITLALSLHAFSNDKRKEIMPIANRYSIEEILEACRYYINKTNRRITFEYALVKDVNDGREDAKALGKLLKGMLCHVNLIPVNEIKENTYKRSSKKAIEDFSEILKNHGIEVTTRREMGSDINAACGQLRRSYINTQEIEGEQNGRFS is encoded by the coding sequence ATGAACAATTTGCTAGATTTTACTTTAGAAGAACTTAAAGCATGGATGAAGGAAAATGGTGAAAGTGCATTTAGAGGTCAACAAATATTATCATGGATTTATAAAGGTGTTAAAGAATTCGATAATATGAAGAATATACCAAAGCCATTAGTACAAAAACTAAAAGAAAATTTTTTTGTAGGTCTGCCAAAGATAATAGAAGTATATAAATCTAATATAGATGGTACAGAAAAGTTCTTGTTAGGATTTAAGGATGGAAACTTAATAGAATCTGTACTAATGAGATATAAGCATGGAAATTCCATATGCATATCCACTCAAGTTGGATGTGCAATGGGATGCAAATTTTGTGCATCCACAATTGAAGGTAAAGTTAGAAATCTTACAACTGGAGAAATTTTATCGCAAATTATGGTTGTTCAAGATTATATCAATGAAAGGATTTCCAACGTAGTATTAATGGGAAGTGGCGAACCACTTGATAATTATAATAATGTTATAAAGTTTCTAGAAATAGTTTCTGCTGAATATGCATTAAATATTGGGCAGAGACATATAACATTATCTACTTGTGGAATTGTACCTAAGATATACGAATTAGCAGATAAGGAACTTAGCATAACTCTAGCTTTATCACTACATGCATTTAGTAATGATAAGAGAAAAGAAATTATGCCTATAGCTAATAGGTATAGCATTGAGGAAATATTAGAGGCTTGCAGATATTATATAAATAAAACTAATAGAAGAATTACGTTTGAGTATGCGCTAGTGAAAGATGTGAATGATGGCAGAGAAGATGCAAAGGCATTAGGCAAATTGTTAAAAGGTATGCTTTGTCATGTTAATTTGATTCCAGTAAATGAAATAAAAGAAAATACATATAAGAGATCTTCAAAAAAGGCAATAGAAGATTTTTCAGAAATACTAAAAAATCATGGAATAGAAGTTACTACAAGACGTGAAATGGGAAGTGACATTAATGCAGCATGTGGACAACTTAGAAGAAGTTACATAAATACCCAAGAAATAGAGGGGGAGCAAAATGGTAGGTTTAGTTAG
- a CDS encoding Stp1/IreP family PP2C-type Ser/Thr phosphatase: MVGLVSDVGLRRTLNEDSASYLERDEFKIYVVADGMGGHNAGEVASQMAATNIVDYVRENFSSSRAENLLVEAIEKVNKDIFTFSNTSENLSGMGTTVTTCFMTKNFIQVANVGDSCCFAVKNNEIKKITKDHSLVQELVDIGSISEKEAENHPKKNIITRALGTSINVNVDIFQLENREYDLYILCSDGLTNELTKEEILQVVTEGESYVNIANKLVYLAKQNGGRDNITVLLFGGEM; encoded by the coding sequence ATGGTAGGTTTAGTTAGTGATGTTGGGTTAAGGCGAACATTAAATGAAGACTCTGCTTCGTATTTAGAAAGAGACGAATTCAAAATTTATGTAGTGGCAGACGGAATGGGTGGACATAATGCAGGAGAAGTCGCTAGTCAGATGGCTGCAACAAATATTGTTGACTATGTAAGAGAAAATTTTTCTTCGAGTAGAGCAGAAAATTTGCTTGTAGAAGCCATAGAAAAAGTAAATAAAGATATATTTACTTTTTCTAACACTAGCGAAAATTTAAGTGGAATGGGAACTACTGTTACAACTTGTTTTATGACTAAAAATTTTATACAGGTTGCGAATGTAGGTGATAGCTGTTGTTTTGCAGTTAAAAATAATGAAATTAAGAAGATTACTAAAGATCATTCTTTAGTACAAGAACTAGTTGATATTGGGAGTATAAGTGAAAAAGAGGCGGAAAATCATCCTAAGAAAAATATTATTACAAGAGCATTAGGAACTAGCATTAATGTGAATGTAGATATATTTCAGTTAGAGAACAGAGAATATGATCTTTATATATTGTGTTCAGATGGATTGACAAATGAATTAACTAAAGAAGAGATTCTACAAGTCGTCACTGAAGGAGAAAGTTATGTAAACATTGCTAATAAACTTGTATACTTGGCAAAGCAAAACGGTGGCAGAGATAATATAACAGTATTGTTGTTTGGAGGAGAGATGTAG